The uncultured Subdoligranulum sp. genomic sequence GCGGGCCGCAGCCCAGAGGGTGAAGCGGGGGCCGCACAGCCGCATCATGGTTTGGAACATCCGCCAGTCCCGGCGGGTGTTCACCTCGGTGCCATGGGCGTAGAGGGGCCGCAGCTGCCGCAGGTACTTGAGGCATTTTTTGCGGATGGCGGCGTCGGGCACGGCGGCGGTGCGGGCCTGGGGCCAGAAAACGTCCGCCGCGGCGTCCCGCATGACGGCGTAGGTGGCGCTGTCGATGTGGCCGGCGGCGGCCAGCGCCGCCAGATGCCGCTGGGCGGCGGCCAGCGCCTTGAACCGCTTGGGCAGGTTTTTGGCGTCGGTGAGCAGGCTCCCCTGCCGCCCCACCCGATAGTGGGTGAAGACGATGTCGAGGAAGTAGATGCCCTGGCATTTGGTCAGCAGCCAGAGATCAAAGGGCCAGTCCTCGGCCCAGCGCACGTCGGGCCAGAAGTGGAGATTGTGCTCGGCCAGCCAGGCCCGGCGCAGGCAGTACTTCCACACCGACCAGTGCCCCGCGGTGTAGAGGGCCCGCAGCCGCTCGCCGTAGTCCGAACTGTCAAAGGGGCCGGGCAGCAGCCGCAGCCCCGCGTGCTCGGTGAGCTTGCCGTCGGGCTGCCATTCCAGGTGCTTGCCCACATACCAGTCGTAGCCCGGATGTTCCTTGAGCGCCCGGCGCAGTGCCGCCAGCAGCCCCGGGGCCATGGCGTCGTCGCTGTCGAGAAAGAGGATCCACTCCCCCCGGGCGGCCCCCAGCCCGGTGTTGCGGGCGGCGGCCAGACCGCCGTTTTCCCGGTGGATGACCCGCACGCCGGGGATCTCGGCGGCAAAGGTGTCGCAGAGCTGGGGGCCCATGTCGGTGGAACCGTCGTCCACCAGGATGCACTCCCAGTCCCGGGGGCCATCCTGCTCGGCCACGCTCTTGATGCAGGCCGAGAGATAATTCTGCACATTGTACACCGGCACAATGATGGAGAAGAGCGGCACGGTTTGCCTCCTTTCGCGGGTTATCGGGTTTGGATGAGATGCCAGCCGGGCTGGTAGAGGGCTGTCTCTTTGGTGTGGGCGTACCACCGGTCGGGGGCCCATACGGTGCGCCCCGCCCCCGCCAGATACTGGGCCCACCAGCTGTAGGTGGAATTGCTCAAAACAAAGCCCCGGCAGAGGGCCATGAGGTTCATATCCGCCACCGCCTCGCCCCGGGGCATAAAGACAGCGGGCAGTCCGGCGGTGTCGAGATTTTCCTTTGCCCAGTCCGGATCATCCGAAAAGACGAAAAGGGTCGCTTCGGGATGGGCAGCCGCCGCGGCGGCGGTGGCCCGGGCGTAGTAGGCCGGGGTGCAGACCTGGAGAATGGCGTTTTCCGGCTTGCAGTAGTCCCCCCGGCGCAGATGCACGGCCACCGGGAAGGCCGCAGCCCGGATCTCTTCCGCCAGCGGTCCGGCGGGAGATTCTTTCGCCCGCAGCTCCGCCCGGATGGTGTCGGCATAGTCCGCAAAGTAGGCCTCCCCCTGGAAATACCCCCAGGCCAGAAAGTCCCTGGACGGGCCCCGGTGCACCGGCAGATAGCCGTCGGTGGCAAAGTGCAGCCCCAGCAAATTGAGCAGCGGGGCGCAGCGGCGCTCCCAACGGTTCCAGTCCCGGGCCAGCAGGCCTTTGCGCTGTTCATACTTGATCATCAGCGCCTTGGCGGCGTTCTGCCGGGGCAGGTGGGCCTTGGCAAAGCCCGGCTGGGCCAGGATCTTCACTTCGGGGGCGATGCGCAGCGCCTCCAGGGCGCACACCGTGTGGGCGGGGGCGCCGTCCCGCCAGTCCTGCCGGTCCAGCAGGGTGACAGATTCGCCGCACCGCAGCCCCAGCGCCCGGGCAAAGGCGTAGATGAACATCTGGTTACCCAGCCCGCCGGCCAGTTCCGCGTAGATCATTCCTTGCCTCCCAGCTGGTCGTAGAGTTGTTCCATCCGGGCGGCGGCGGTGTGCAGCTCGTACCCGGCCACCGACAGTTCCGCCCAGTGGTCGGCATGGGGGCCATGCCCCGCGATGCCCTCCGCCGTGGCCGCCCACTCGTCGAGAGGTGCCTCCAGCGGCAGGAAGTGCACCAGGTCGGTGACGGCGCCGTCGTCCGGCACGTTGGTGGAGGCCAGGCAGGGCACACCGCACCCCTGGGCCTCCACCAGGGTGACGGGGCTGCCCTCAAAATTGCTGGGCAGCAAAAACAGGTCAAAGGCGTTCATGTAGGCGGGCACATCGCTCTGCACCCCCGCGAAGATCACCCGGTCGGTGAGACCGTGGCGGGCCGCGGCGGCGTGCATCTTCTCTTCCATCTCGCCGGTGCCCACCAGCAGCAGCTTCCAGGCAGGGTCAGCCCCGGCCATGGCGGCGAAGACCTCCATCAAAAACAGCGGGTTCTTCTGGTGGTTGAGCCGCCCCACAAAGCCCGCCAGCCGGTCGGTGTCGGCGATGCCGTACCGGGCGCGGGTGGCGGCCCGGGCCGCGGCGTCGGGATGAAACCGCCCCTGGTCCACGGCGTTGCAGGCCACCGCAAAGTCGGGCTTGCGGTCGATGTGGTCACCGAAGACGAACCGTCCCGCCGCCACGCCGCAGCCGAGGAAATAGTCGGCAAAGAGCTGGTAGACCCCGTGGGCCACCCGCCAGGTCAGCGTCAGGGGCGGGTAGACGATATGGCTGTGGACGATGATCTTTGCCCGGGGGCAGAGCAGCCGCATCATGGCGCAGACCGGCGCGCCGATCTTGCTGGCCGTGTGGTAGTGGATGATATCGTAGTCCTTGTGGGTGCGCAGATGCCGCCACAGCGCTTTGATGCGGTCCTTTTTGTGGTCAGGCACCGCCAGAATGCGCACGCCGTGGGCTTCCAGCGCCGGGGCGGTGCTGGCCTGGTCGGGCGGGCACTGCCCCACAAAGAGGTCCACCTGATACCGGGCGGTGTCCAGGTGGAGCAGCAGATTCTGCACATACCGCTGCACGCCGCTCTGCACGCCCAGGTGGTTGCTGATCATCAGAATGCGCATGCCGTCTCCTCTTTCCTTTACCAGTAACTGCCGCCCTCCACCGCTTCCCGGTGGTCGATGCCCTCGTCCTCCGCCGGGCGCACCCAGGCGTCGTTGTAGAGTTTGGAGATCACCGGGTGGGTGTCCCACCGCTTGCCTTTTATGCCGAAGAGCAGCTGGGTGGCGCCGCTCATCTGGATGGCCGTGTGGCCGGTATCCCGGGCGTGGGCCGCCAGCGGCAGCCCGTAGGCTCCCGCCCCCACGATGGCCACCTCGTAGTCGGCGGCGTCCATCTTTGCTTCCATGGCCGCCAAAGCGTCAAACCAGCTGGCGTAGCCGGTGTCCTGCCCCGCCAGCCCCTGCACGGCCCGGATGACCGTCAGGCCGGAAAATTCCGGCAGCACGCCGGTGCCGGGGAAAAGCCGGGCCCGCTTTTCGTACTGGCGCAGGATGGTGTTTTTGAAGGGATGCACCACCAGCACCTTTTTGCCCGCCAGAGCGCTGCTCCAGGGGTGGGGGTGGTAGTAGGGTTCCAGCGCCCGCAGCTTGCAGAAGGCCGTGTTCCGGCAGCCCCGGATGACCTCCCGCTCCGCCCCCACGTCCCAGAGGGCCAAGAGATCAGCGCTTTGGGCACAGGATACGTACAGTCCGCAGAACCGATTCAGCGTCTCGTCATCGGTGGGGAACACGCCGGACAGGTTGCGGATATCCTGCCGGGTGCGGTCGGTGAAATGCCCGCCGTGGGCCAATTTATCGGCCACGGTGCGCATCTCGGTGGCGCCGCACCGGGCGAAGAGGTACGGCCCGCCCTTTTGGATGGCCGCCCGGGCCAGGTCGTTGCCCGCCTCGGCATCCAGCACCCGGACGCCCCGGTATTTCCACCCGAAGCGCCAGCCCTTGTAGAGGTTGCGCGCCGCTTCCAGCAGGGCGTTATCGTTGTCCATGGGCAGCCTCCCGCTTGTGGGGCAGCAGCGTCAGCGCCAGCTCGGCGCTGTTCTGCCACAGAAAATGTTCGTTGATCCGCTTCTGGGCGGCGGCGCCCATGGCGTCGTCCACCTTATTCAGCGCCGCGGCCATCTCCTCCACCGTGTCGCAGAGCAGGCCGCTGACCCCGTCCTCGATGATGAGGTCGGGGCCCGGGGCATGGCGGGCCACCGGCGGGCAGCCCGCGTACATGGCCTCCAGCAGGCTCATGCCGAAGATCTCCTGGTCGTTGAGGTTCACAAAGGCGTTGCAGGCGTGGTAAAAGACATGCACCGCCGTGTTGGGCAGTTCGGGGATGAGCCGGCAGCGGCCCGTCAGGTCCGCCTGGGCCAGGGCGGCGGACAGCGCCCCCGCCTGGCTGCCCTGGCCGATGATCACCGCCTGCCAGTGGGGGGCGGCTTTGAGCAGCGGCACCAGGTCCAGCGGCCGCTTGTAGGGGTCCAGCCGCCCCACAAAGACGAAAATCTTTGCATCCGGGTCCAGCCCCACGGCTCTCCGCAGCTTGGTGCGCTCGGCGGGCACATCGGGGATGATGGCGGTGTCCAGCCCCACCGGCATGAGCCCTGCGCAGGGCACGCCCAGGCTTTCCAGCTCGGCGGCCACGGCGGGGGTTTTGGCGTAGGTGGGCGTTTTTTTGTAGATGGCCAGGTTGCGGCAGAGCAGCAGGTCCATGACGAGGCGCACCGCCTTGTGGGAGGAGGTGCTTTTCAGCGCCCCCAGCTGGCTGTAAAAGAGGATGCCGTGCCGCTGGCAGAAACGGTAGAGGGCGGGCACCCCGGGGGAATTGTCCCCCATCACGTGGACGGCGTCCACATGCTCGTCCATCAAAATCTGCCAGCTTTTATAGAACGCCTGGGAGCCCAGGGCGCGCACCGGCAGATAGTAGACCTTCACGTTGGGTTCCGGTTCCTCCACCGTGGGGGCGGCGGCGCCGGGGTCGGGGTAGAGCACGATGCCCCGGGCGCCCAGGGCGGCAAAGGCCCGGGCCAGGCCCACTTCCTGCCGGTTGTACAGGCCCTTGCGGCCCGAAGGCCCGCAGTAGAACTGCGGGATGGCAATGGTTTTCATGAATTTGTCTTCACCTTTGCAAGATACCGCGCGTCGATGATTTCCAGGTGATCGTCGCGGCAGTAGGTGTGAATGCCGATCATGTCCTTGGGGTCCAGCCCCTGGATGCGCACGGCGGCGGGCAGCGCGGCGCACATGGGCACCTCGGAACTGCCCCGCCGGGCGGAAAACTGCAGGTAGACGCCGTAGTCCACCGTGGTGCTGACCTGGGTGGGATGGATGACCTGCTCCCCCAGCACAAAGAGCGGCCCGGCGTTGCGGCTGGTAAGATCAAATTCCCGGTGCTGCAGGTTGAAGGCTTCGTCGGGCAGCAGCTGGAAGGGCTCGCCGGAGGGTTCCGGCGGCTCGGTGCCGGGCAGGGGTTCGGGGGCGGGGACCGTTTTGCGCAGGGTGAACCGCCGCCACCGCACATAGAGCTGGTTTTCGGGGTTGGTCTCGCTGCAGAGCAGCGTCAGGGCGTCGGGGGTGCGGTCCACCAGGATGGCGTCGCACAGTTCCCCCTGGTCCCCGAACCGCTGCACCAGTTCCCACTCGGTGGGGAAATTCTTGCAGCGGTAGAGCCGCAGGCTGTGGTCATTGCCCGATTCGGGGATCATCCAGGTCTCCCCGTTCCAGTCAAAGACGGTGGGGAAGGAGAGGTGGAAATCCTCCTCCAGCGCCACTTGCCAGCCCTCGGTGGTGCCGTTGTCCAGAAGATGGCACACCTCGATGCGGCCCTTGCCGGCGGCCAGGTCCATGGCCTCGGCGAAGAGATAGCGGGCGCCGTTGCGGCGGTAAAGCAGCGGGTCGGCGTACCAGAAGCCCTCCCGCCCGGGGAGTTGGGTGTAGGGCGCACCGCCCAGGGCGGGCAGCGGGTCGGCCCCCTCCGCCGTGGGCACCGGCCGCACGGCGATGGTATAGATTTCCTTTTCGCCCGTGAGTTTGCGCAGCAGCCGTCCGGGCGGCATGTGCAGGGCGCGGTAGAGTTGATTCATCGTTCTTCCTTTGTATATAAGCGCAGCAGGGCGCGGTAGTTTTCTTCCTCGTTGTAGGTGCGGCGGGCCGCGGCGGCGATGGCTTCGCAGTCAAAGGAGCTGGCCAGCAGCGCCCCCACCGCCCCCGCCAGGGCCCTGGCGTCCCCGGGGGCAAAGCGCAGCCCGTCGATGCCGGGGCGCACCGATGCCCCCACGTTGCCCAAGTTACTGGCCAATACCGGCGTGCCGAGGCAGTGGGCCTCCGCCGGGACGAGGGCAAAACTCTCGTAGCAGAGGCTGGCCGCCAGCACGCCCTTGCTTTCGGCCATATGGCGGTGGAGTTCCGCCGGGGTCAGCTGGCCCAGGAAGGTGACCTTCGGCCCGGCGTGGGCTCTGGCCCAGTCCCCCAGGGGGCCCTCCCCTGCGATGAGCAGGTCGGGAGCGTTTTCCCCCAGCAGCTCCCAGGCCTCCAACACGGTGGGCAGCCCTTTCAGTTCCTCCAGCCGTCCGGCAAAAAGGAACTGCTGTTTGCGGGCGTTCCAGGGCTGTACCGGCTCCTCCGCCACACAGACGGGGTTGGGTTTGACCACCAGCCGGTCGGCGTCAAACAGGGGGCGCAGGCGGTTGAATTCCAGCAGCTTGTCCCGGTCAAAGCCGGTGAGAGCCACCATGGTGACACCCCGCCAGGTGCCGAGGCGCCGGTGGAGCGCGTAAGCCGCCGCCACCACCAGTGTCTGCAGAAGGCTCCCCCGGTAGCACCGGTGGCGCACCGCGCAGGAAAGGCCGTGATGGGGGCAGTCCTCGCAGACCCTGCCCTGCCGCAGCAGAATGCCGTTGGGGCAGAACAGACGGAAGTTGTGCAGCGTCTGCACCACCGGCAGGCCACTCTGTTTGGCAGCCCGCACCACGGCGGGGCTGAGCAGCAGCAGGGTATTGTGGATGTGGACGGCATCGGGTTTTTCCCGGGCAATGAGATCCCGCACCTCCCGGGCGGCGCGGCGGTTCCAGACGGCGTGCAGCGGCAGCAGCAGTTTGGCCAGCCCGTGGGCCGCCTCCTCGTTGCTGCGCTCATACACCACCACCCTGTGGCCGCGGCGCTCCAGCAGGGCGCGCTCCGCCGCAAAGACGGCATCCTCGCCGCCCGGCAGGCGGTAATGGCAGTGGATGAGCAGGATCTTCACGGTGGTTTTCCCCCTTGTTGCGACAGTTCGCCTATTTTGCTA encodes the following:
- a CDS encoding glycosyltransferase family 2 protein, which codes for MPLFSIIVPVYNVQNYLSACIKSVAEQDGPRDWECILVDDGSTDMGPQLCDTFAAEIPGVRVIHRENGGLAAARNTGLGAARGEWILFLDSDDAMAPGLLAALRRALKEHPGYDWYVGKHLEWQPDGKLTEHAGLRLLPGPFDSSDYGERLRALYTAGHWSVWKYCLRRAWLAEHNLHFWPDVRWAEDWPFDLWLLTKCQGIYFLDIVFTHYRVGRQGSLLTDAKNLPKRFKALAAAQRHLAALAAAGHIDSATYAVMRDAAADVFWPQARTAAVPDAAIRKKCLKYLRQLRPLYAHGTEVNTRRDWRMFQTMMRLCGPRFTLWAAARRKKG
- a CDS encoding alpha-1,2-fucosyltransferase, which codes for MIYAELAGGLGNQMFIYAFARALGLRCGESVTLLDRQDWRDGAPAHTVCALEALRIAPEVKILAQPGFAKAHLPRQNAAKALMIKYEQRKGLLARDWNRWERRCAPLLNLLGLHFATDGYLPVHRGPSRDFLAWGYFQGEAYFADYADTIRAELRAKESPAGPLAEEIRAAAFPVAVHLRRGDYCKPENAILQVCTPAYYARATAAAAAAHPEATLFVFSDDPDWAKENLDTAGLPAVFMPRGEAVADMNLMALCRGFVLSNSTYSWWAQYLAGAGRTVWAPDRWYAHTKETALYQPGWHLIQTR
- a CDS encoding glycosyltransferase translates to MRILMISNHLGVQSGVQRYVQNLLLHLDTARYQVDLFVGQCPPDQASTAPALEAHGVRILAVPDHKKDRIKALWRHLRTHKDYDIIHYHTASKIGAPVCAMMRLLCPRAKIIVHSHIVYPPLTLTWRVAHGVYQLFADYFLGCGVAAGRFVFGDHIDRKPDFAVACNAVDQGRFHPDAAARAATRARYGIADTDRLAGFVGRLNHQKNPLFLMEVFAAMAGADPAWKLLLVGTGEMEEKMHAAAARHGLTDRVIFAGVQSDVPAYMNAFDLFLLPSNFEGSPVTLVEAQGCGVPCLASTNVPDDGAVTDLVHFLPLEAPLDEWAATAEGIAGHGPHADHWAELSVAGYELHTAAARMEQLYDQLGGKE
- a CDS encoding glycosyltransferase family 4 protein → MKTIAIPQFYCGPSGRKGLYNRQEVGLARAFAALGARGIVLYPDPGAAAPTVEEPEPNVKVYYLPVRALGSQAFYKSWQILMDEHVDAVHVMGDNSPGVPALYRFCQRHGILFYSQLGALKSTSSHKAVRLVMDLLLCRNLAIYKKTPTYAKTPAVAAELESLGVPCAGLMPVGLDTAIIPDVPAERTKLRRAVGLDPDAKIFVFVGRLDPYKRPLDLVPLLKAAPHWQAVIIGQGSQAGALSAALAQADLTGRCRLIPELPNTAVHVFYHACNAFVNLNDQEIFGMSLLEAMYAGCPPVARHAPGPDLIIEDGVSGLLCDTVEEMAAALNKVDDAMGAAAQKRINEHFLWQNSAELALTLLPHKREAAHGQR
- a CDS encoding glycosyltransferase — translated: MKILLIHCHYRLPGGEDAVFAAERALLERRGHRVVVYERSNEEAAHGLAKLLLPLHAVWNRRAAREVRDLIAREKPDAVHIHNTLLLLSPAVVRAAKQSGLPVVQTLHNFRLFCPNGILLRQGRVCEDCPHHGLSCAVRHRCYRGSLLQTLVVAAAYALHRRLGTWRGVTMVALTGFDRDKLLEFNRLRPLFDADRLVVKPNPVCVAEEPVQPWNARKQQFLFAGRLEELKGLPTVLEAWELLGENAPDLLIAGEGPLGDWARAHAGPKVTFLGQLTPAELHRHMAESKGVLAASLCYESFALVPAEAHCLGTPVLASNLGNVGASVRPGIDGLRFAPGDARALAGAVGALLASSFDCEAIAAAARRTYNEEENYRALLRLYTKEER